DNA from Geminicoccaceae bacterium:
GTAGGAAGGTTGCCCGCTGCCGCGTACCGTGCCGGCGGCATGCCGGCGATCATCATCGAGATCGGCCGAGACCACCATGTGGCGCCGGAAATAGTCCGCGCCACGAGAGAAATCGGGTTCGCCGATGCATCGGCGCAGATCGTCGCGGGTCGTTGGCGAATGGGACATCGGGGCGGTCAGGCATATTGTTCGTGAAATGGCCGGGATGGAAGGTTCATAGCATCTGCTTCCGGTCACGGCGAGACCGCCTGCCCGAATGACCCGGTAGCACGAATGCGGGTTCCCCGTCGATCGCTCCGCATCGGCATCGAACTGCCGGTATGCAGCCTGCATGCCGGCGGCTAATGTGCCTTGATCGAGGAGGAGCGGATAATGGGTGGGTATTCTGTAGCGGTGGTCGGCGGCGGTATCGTCGGCGTGGCGACGGCCCTGACACTCCAGCTCGACGGCCACGCGGTACGCCTGTTCGATCCGCGCGAACCGGGGACCGCCACATCCTACGGCAATGCCGGCGGCATCGTCACCAACGGCTTCATTCCCAATGCCACGCCGGGCCTGTGGCGTCGCCTTCCGTCGATGTTGCTCGACCGGGACGGACCGTTCTCGCTCCGCCTGCGTCACCTTCCGCGCGCCCTTCCCTGGTTCAGTGCCTTTCTGGCCTGCAGCAGCGGGAAACGCTCGACGGCGATTGCAAGGGACATGGCGCCGCTTACCACGGCAGCGCTCGACGCCCACAGGGTTCTCGTGGAGAAGGCGAACGCCCAGTCCCATGTCCGGCCCGTGGGTTGGCTCAAGATCTACCGCGACCCGGCGACCGTGGCCGGAATGACGTTCGACCTCGGCCTGCTCGACCGCTTCGGCATGCGTTACGACATCCTCGGCGAAGACGAATTGCGCCAGCTCGAACCCGGCCTTTCCCGCGATTTCAAGGCCGCCCTGTTCTATCCGGACTCGGCCTTCGTCTCGACCCCGCTCGATCTGACCAGGGCCTATCTGCGCTGCTTCCTGGACCACGGCGGAAGCTGGATCCGCGAGAACGTCATCGATTTTGACGATGGCCCGGCCGGACCGCAGCAGCTTGTCACCGACAGCGGCCGGCACGGCTTCGACAGGCTGGTGATCTCGGCCGGTGCCTGGTCCGCACGGCTCACGCGAAAACTCGGGGTCCCGGTACCGCTCGACTGCGAGCGCGGCTACCACCTGCGCCTTGCATGGGATGGCGAAACACCGAAGCTCGGGCGTCCGGTGGTCGTCGGCGGACCGCAGTTCGTGCTCTGCCCGATGGCCAACGGCCTGCGCCTGACCGGCGGCGTCGAATTCGCCGGGATCGATGCCGTACCCGATTTCGCCCGCATCCGCCGCATGGTGCCCATCGCGCGCAAGGTTCTCCCGGGTCTTGGCGACGAAATTCTCGAGGAATGGATGGGCCATCGCCCCTCCCTGCCCGACTCCAAACCGGTCATCGGCCGCAGCACGATCCATGAACGGGTCTGGTTTGCCTTCGGCCACGGCCATACGGGATTGACTCTGTCGGCGATCACCGGCCGGATGGTTGCCGACGGGA
Protein-coding regions in this window:
- a CDS encoding FAD-binding oxidoreductase, encoding MGGYSVAVVGGGIVGVATALTLQLDGHAVRLFDPREPGTATSYGNAGGIVTNGFIPNATPGLWRRLPSMLLDRDGPFSLRLRHLPRALPWFSAFLACSSGKRSTAIARDMAPLTTAALDAHRVLVEKANAQSHVRPVGWLKIYRDPATVAGMTFDLGLLDRFGMRYDILGEDELRQLEPGLSRDFKAALFYPDSAFVSTPLDLTRAYLRCFLDHGGSWIRENVIDFDDGPAGPQQLVTDSGRHGFDRLVISAGAWSARLTRKLGVPVPLDCERGYHLRLAWDGETPKLGRPVVVGGPQFVLCPMANGLRLTGGVEFAGIDAVPDFARIRRMVPIARKVLPGLGDEILEEWMGHRPSLPDSKPVIGRSTIHERVWFAFGHGHTGLTLSAITGRMVADGIAGRQAGIPLEPFRPDRFRGPLAPAA